The nucleotide sequence GAGCCGAAGTGGGAGATCGTTCTCGACTTAATGCCGTCGCGGCAAGCGAAGGAGAGGACTGGATCTGGGACAGCGCCTCAATCGAACCGGAGAGACGCGAAAGAGCGTCCTGCACCTGTCGCGTGGTGGCGGCGACGCGCTCGGCATCGCGAATTCGATCTCGTCGCGATGCTCCTCACCGACGGCGTCATTCTCCCGGAGGCCCAGCGCTATCGCTCCCGACGTGAACTGACCCGTAATTGATTACACCGACAATGCGCGTCATGCGTGGCTGCTCCTCATGTCGGCTTTTTTCAGCTTTCTGGATGTTGATTCCCGCGGCGAACAGCCCGCCCCGAGGCCCTGCCGCTTGCGCCTGCCTCGAGGTCACGCGCAAGTACCATTCCAACCAGCGCCCAAGCCGCTCGAAGGCTTCTGGTCTTCGGTTGATCGGCACGCAGGAGGATGCGGCGCTGCCGAGTTTGTCGAATCCGCGACACAATATTGTTCGGCCAGCTTGCTGATGCAGCCTCACTAAGCCATTGAATAAATATGGAAAAACTTTTCTAGTCTCTGTGCGCAGCTGGCACGATTTTTGAATCTCCCTTGTCGCGAGGGATAGGAGCTTGGTGTCAGCAGTGCTCGGCCGAAAACGGTCGAGCGTAATCCGTAACAGCTCCATCACAACCGTCTGCGCCTCGCGAAGCCGCGCCAAAAAAGATGCTTTTTTGACAGGCTCGAAAAGTCACCAGCTATGGGTTGCGCTGAATGTGCGGGGCTTGAATTAGAAAGGAAAGGAGCATGAACGACATTGTATTTTCGGACCTTGAAAAGCGCATTTCTGCCATTAGCGAAGAAGACGCAAGACAGCGACAAAGGCGACTTTGTGCTTGTCCGGGCTGTAAGTCGGGGGCGAAGTCGACCTCTTTTTTGAGTGAGGCACCTCGTGCACTACTTTAAACCTTTATTAAAGCGTTCTCATCAGGTGTTGGTAGCAGAGGACGGGAGTATCTGCGTCGGGAAGATCCCCGGAAAATCAAAAAAGATCATCCAGTCTCCTCCGCCTTGGGTTGCCGTTTTGATTTCAAAACTCGACGGCGAGCATACAATGCCAAGGATACTGAACGAGCTTAAGGCAGAACAGTATGACGTCACCAATGGTGACGTGCACGATTTTGTCTCAGCCCTCGCTGGCTGCGGGCTCATTGAAGAGCGCTGAGGCACTTGGTCGGAGACTGGGGTCAATCAACGAAGGGATGATTGCCCATTGTTCGGCCGCGGCGTTGGAACCGGCGAAGAGGGTTTCCTGTTGAGGCGATCGGGCGCATCGAGCGATCGATGAAGTGATATTCGTTCTCGATGCGACCGTCGTCGATGAAGAGGGTGAATCTGACCCAGCGTGAGAGCGCATCGCGGATTGCTTCACGGCGGACGCAAGATTCGTCTGCTCCCGCTCGGGAAGTGGATTTGCCTCGATATAAATCATGCATTCAGAGCCCAGCTGCGTCAGCAGCGTCTCGGGCGGCTGGTAAGCTGATTGCCGTCGTCGCTGAGCCTCTGTAGCCCAGGGCGACCAGGGCTTGGGCTTGTTGTTTGCCTTCGCTGGGAAGTGGCTGCCGCTGCTGCGGGGCGCAATGGGCTCGAGCGACTTTCTTATCTGGAGGGCTTTCGCGAACGCCGGCTGCGGAGCCGAGGCCATTATCATCGCGCCTTTCCTCAGCGAGTTCGGGACCAAGCGGTATCGCGGCAAGTTTGTCGGGCGCTGACTGGTTCCTTTTCATTCGGCGGTTGTGGGCCGCGCCCGAACAGGGCGCAACCTGCCCAATGAGCAAGTCGTATGACGTCTCCCACCCAGATAAGAAGTTCAGCGCAGGATGTGCCTATCCAATCATGTTCGCGATTTGATCTCCCTCGGCGTTTTGCGTGATCGAAAGCTCCGCCCTTTTCTCATTGGGAGCTTGGATGTGCGATTGTCTCCATTTCGAAGCTCGTTGATCCTGCTGACGGTCGTCGTCCTCTCTCCCGCGAGGTCAACCTATAGCGGTCTCAAGTAACGTCAACTCGACACCGTCTGTCGGCTTTGTCGGGTCAGCGACACAGGCTTGTCTAACCAATCTCTTGTTATGGCTTGGACTAAATCGCTGAAAAACAATAAAAAAGGCCTTTCCTTCGACTCGATCAGCCAAATTGGCACGCGTCTTGAAACTGTTCCTTGCGAGGCGAGAACTGCCGACCGGCATTCCGCGATGGATGGAACGAAGGAAGGAAGGCAATATGTCAGATTTGCGTCAAATCGCATTCTACGGCAAAGGGGGCATCGGCAAGTCCACCACCTCCCAAAATACGCTCGCGGCCCTTGTCGACCTCGGGCAGAAAATCCTCATCGTCGGATGCGATCCCAAAGCCGACTCCACCCGCCTGATCCTGAACGCGAAAGCGCAGGACACGGTTCTGCATCTCGCAGCACAGGAAGGTTCGGTGGAAGACCTCGAACTCGAGGACGTGCTCAAGGCCGGTTACAGAGGCATCAAGTGTGTGGAGTCCGGCGGTCCGGAGCCGGGCGTCGGCTGCGCCGGCCGTGGCGTCATCACCTCGATCAATTTCCTCGAGGAGAACGGCGCTTATGACGATGTCGACTACGTCTCCTATGATGTGCTCGGCGATGTGGTGTGCGGCGGCTTCGCGATGCCGATCCGTGAGAACAAGGCCCAAGAGATCTACATCGTCATGTCCGGCGAGATGATGGCGCTCTATGCCGCCAACAACATCGCCAAGGGCATCCTGAAATATGCCCACTCAGGCGGCGTGCGGCTCGGCGGCCTGATCTGTAACGAGCGCCAGACG is from Rhizobium gallicum bv. gallicum R602sp and encodes:
- the nifH gene encoding nitrogenase iron protein — translated: MSDLRQIAFYGKGGIGKSTTSQNTLAALVDLGQKILIVGCDPKADSTRLILNAKAQDTVLHLAAQEGSVEDLELEDVLKAGYRGIKCVESGGPEPGVGCAGRGVITSINFLEENGAYDDVDYVSYDVLGDVVCGGFAMPIRENKAQEIYIVMSGEMMALYAANNIAKGILKYAHSGGVRLGGLICNERQTDRELDLSEALAARLNSKLIHFVPRDNIVQHAELRKMTVIQYAPDSKQAGEYRALAEKIHANSGQGTVPTPITMEELEDMLLDFGIMKTDEQMLAELQAKEATVAAAQ